A single genomic interval of Dromiciops gliroides isolate mDroGli1 chromosome 1, mDroGli1.pri, whole genome shotgun sequence harbors:
- the SART3 gene encoding squamous cell carcinoma antigen recognized by T-cells 3 — MAAAAAAAAASGPRAKAPAAEEAEDEETATALAVTAARGRPEHEAQSEDSGGGGDGGDEDEDLGCSSVEDDDDDDDDDDDDDEEKENEAEIQRLEEQLSINAFDYNCHVDLIKLLRQEGELIKLRRARQKMSELFPLTEEIWLDWLKDEIKIASDGSDREKVYELFERAVKDYICPEIWLEYAQYSIGGIGQEGGMEKVRSIFERALTAVGLHVTKGAALWEAYREFESAILRTAQPAPGSVSTPEQQQALDLQLERIHTLFRRQLGVPLLDMEATYAEYEEWSDDPVPEAVTQNYKKALQQMEKCKPYEEALLVAETPKLAEYQAYIEFELKAGDPARIQLIFERALAENCLVPDLWARYNQYLDRQLKMKDLVLSAHDRAVRNCPWTVGLWNRYLLAMERHGVDHQIVSDNFEKALNAGFIQATDYVEIWQAYLDYLRRRVDFKQDSSKELEELRAAFARALEYLKQEVEERFSESGDPSCTIMQNWARVEARLCNNMQKARELWDSIMTKGNAKYANMWLEYYNLERAHGDTQHCRKALHRAVQCASDYPEHVCEVLLTLERIEGTLEDWDSAVQKTENRLARVNEQRVKAAEKEAALAQQEEEKTEQRKRARAEKRASKKMKRSRAGDKRKAEEDEDDEWGEEEEEQPSKRPRAGSGLPLTAEEEAPGLELGLFGRSTVMEVDPPSKQKEKAAAIRKEMPKVFHDSSKDSVTVFVSNLPYSLGDPEVKLRPLFEACGEVTEIRPIFSNRGDFRGYCYVEFKEEKAALQALGLDRKTVEGRPMFVSPCVDKNKNPDFKVFRYSTALEKHKLFISGLPFSCTKEELEDVCKAHGGVKDLRLVTNRAGKPKGLAYVEYENEAQASQAVLKMDGMTMKGSVIKVALSNPPQRKMPDRPEAGRAAGALVPRQVYGARGKGRTQLSLLPRALQRPSNPGPKTENGTLQSPPGPSSTPTEAPKMSNADFAKMLLKK; from the exons atggcggcggcagcagcagcggcggccgCTTCTGGGCCCCGGGCGAAGGCGCCGGCGGCGGAGGAAGCGGAGGACGAGGAGACGGCGACGGCCTTGGCCGTGACGGCGGCGCGTGGGCGCCCGGAGCACGAGGCGCAGTCGGAGGACTCGGGCGGGGGCGGCGACGGCGGCGACGAGGACGAGGACCTCGGCTGCTCCTCGGTGGaggacgacgacgacgacgacgacgacgacgacgacgacgacgaggAGAAGGAGAACGAGGCGGAGATCCAGCGGCTGGAGGAGCAG CTTTCCATCAATGCCTTTGACTACAATTGCCATGTGGACCTGATAAAGCTGCTCCGGCAGGAAGGGGAACTTATCAAGCTGAGAAGGGCTCGACAGAAAATGAGTGAACTTTTCCCTCTTACTGAAG aaatctGGCTGGATTGGCTAAAGGATGAGATCAAGATTGCATCAGATGGCTCAGATCGGGAGAAAGTATATGAACTCTTTGAGCGGGCTGTAAAAGACtatattt gtCCTGAAATTTGGCTGGAGTATGCTCAGTATTCAATTGGTGGGATTGGTCAGGAAGGTGGCATGGAGAAGGTTCGTTCCATATTTGAAAGAGCCCTTACTGCAGTCGGCTTACATGTGACCAAAGGAGCAGCTCTGTGGGAGGCGTATCGCGAGTTTGAGAGCGCGATTCTGAGAACAGCCCAG CCTGCTCCTGGCAGCGTCTCGACGCCTGAACAACAGCAGGCCCTGGATCTTCAGCTTGAGAGAATCCACACGCTCTTCCGCCGCCAGCTGGGGGTCCCACTCCTAG ATATGGAAGCCACTTACGCGGAGTACGAGGAGTGGTCAGATGACCCAGTCCCGGAGGCCGTCACGCAGAACTACAAGAAAgcattacagcaaatggagaaatgtaAACCCTACGAGGAGGCCCTG TTGGTAGCGGAGACACCAAAGCTAGCCGAGTATCAAGCATATATCGAATTTGAGTTGAAAGCCGGAGATCCTGCTCGCATTCAGTTAATCTTTGAGCGTGCACTGGCTGAGAACTGCCTCGTCCCAGACTTGTGGGCCCGCTATAATCAGTATCTG GATCGGCAGTTGAAAATGAAGGATCTGGTCTTGTCTGCACATGATCGTGCTGTTAGAAACTGTCCCTGGACAGTTGGACTGTGGAATCGGTACCTCTTAGCCATGGAAAGACATGGAGTGGACCATCAGATAGTTTCTG ACAACTTTGAGAAAGCATTGAATGCCGGCTTTATTCAGGCCACAGATTATGTGGAGATCTGGCAGGCATACCTCGATTACCTGAGGAGGAGAGTGGATTTTAAACAAG ATTCGAGTAAAGAGCTGGAGGAGCTGAGAGCTGCTTTTGCTCGGGCACTGGAGTATTTGAAACAAGAAGTGGAGGAAC GTTTCAGTGAAAGTGGAGATCCTTCCTGTACCATCATGCAGAACTGGGCAAGAGTAGAG GCTCGCCTTTGTAACAACATGCAGAAAGCTCGAGAACTTTGGGATAGCATTATGACGAAAGGAAATGCAAAGTACGCCAACATGTGGCTGGAATACTACAACCTGGAACG GGCACATGGCGATACCCAGCACTGTCGGAAGGCACTGCACCGGGCCGTGCAGTGTGCCAGCGACTACCCGGAGCACGTCTGTGAAGTGCTGCTCACCCTGGAGAGGATCGAAG GTACTCTGGAAGACTGGGATTCAGCAGTGCAGAAAACAGAAAACCGATTAGCTCGAGTTAATGAGCAGAGAGTCAAG GCTGCTGAGAAGGAAGCCGCTCTGGCCcagcaagaagaagaaaagaccGAGCAGCGCAAGAGGGCCCGGGCGGAGAAGAGGGCCTCCAAGAAGATGAAGAGAAGCAGGGCAGGGGACAAGCGCAAGGCTGAGGAAGACGAGGACGAcgagtggggggaggaagaggaag AGCAGCCGAGCAAGCGACCAAGAGCCGGGAGCGGCCTTCCTTTGACTGCCGAGGAGGAGGCCCCGGGCCTGGAGCTGGGGCTCTTTGGAAGGAGTACGGTGATGGAAGTCGATCCGCCTTCCAAACAGAAGGAGAAGGCGGCTGCCATCAGAAAGGAGATGCCCAAAGTGTTTCACGATAGCAGTAAAGACAGCGTCACTGTGTTTGTCAGCAACCTGCCCTACAGCCTGGGGGACCCCGAGGTGAAGCTCAGGCCCCTCTTTGAGGCCTGTGGGGAGGTCACTGAGATCCGTCCCATATTCAGCAACCGTGGGGACTTCCGGGGCTACTGCTACGTCGAGTTCAAGGAGGAGAAGGCCGCCCTGCAAGCCCTGGGCTTGGACCGCAAGACTGTGGAGGGGAGGCCCATGTTTGTCTCTCCTTGTGTAGACAAGAACAAGAATCCAGACTTTAAG GTGTTCAGGTATAGCACGGCCCTGGAAAAGCACAAGTTGTTCATCTCTGGTTTGCCTTTCTCCTGCACAAAGGAGGAACTAGAAGACGTCTGCAAAGCTCACGGAGGTGTGAAAGACCTCAGGCTGGTCACCAACCGCGCCGGGAAACCCAAG GGCCTTGCCTATGTAGAATATGAGAATGAGGCTCAGGCTTCTCAGGCTGTGTTGAAAATGGATGGGATGACAATGAAAGGAAGCGTCATTAAAGTGGCCCTCAGCAACCCTCCCCAGAGGAAGATGCCTGACAGACCTGAGGCTGGGAGAGCAGCAGGGGCCCTGGTGCCCCGGCAGGTGTACGGCGC GCGGGGTAAGGGGAGGACCCAGCTCTCGCTCTTGCCTCGGGCATTGCAACGCCCCAGCAATCCTGGCCCTAAGACTGAGAATGGGACACTGCAGAGCCCACCTGGACCCTCTTCAACACCCACAGAGGCGCCCAAGATGTCGAATGCTGACTTTGCCAAGATGCTCCTGAAAAAGTGA